A part of Stegostoma tigrinum isolate sSteTig4 chromosome 6, sSteTig4.hap1, whole genome shotgun sequence genomic DNA contains:
- the alg5 gene encoding dolichyl-phosphate beta-glucosyltransferase isoform X3, translated as MDSSCSAHFFTSSPKLLFTAHLTAVKMPNLSLGEKEKFFLSPNSGRKELFPSIHDPPTKELSVIVPSYNEEERLPLMMDETLEYLEQRQKKNSSFSYEVIVVDDGSKDETTKVALNYSKEYGSDKVRVLTLLKNRGKGGAVKMGVLSCRGRYILMADADGATKFADIEKVEAGLKDLQSGPDNMAISCGSRAHLEKATIAKRSYFRTLLMYGFHFLVWFLCVRGIRDTQCGFKLLTREAAQRTFSTLHVDRWLLFLHFRAFDVELLYIAQCLKIPIAEVAVQWTEIEGSKLIPFWSWLQMGKDLLFIRLRYFTGAWNLEMPKKVI; from the exons CTGTTGTTCACTGCACACTTGACTGCTGTTAAAATGCCAAACCTCAGCcttggagagaaagaaaaattttTTTTAAGTCCAAATTCTGGCAGGAAGGAATTGTTTCCTAGTATTCATGATCCTCCCACTAAAGAACTGTCTGTCATTGTCCCATCTTATAATGAAGAAGAAAGAT TACCTCTGATGATGGATGAGACGTTAGAATATTTAGAACAAAGACAG AAGAAAAACTCCTCCTTTTCCTATGAAGTAATTGTTGTAGATGATGGCAGTAAAGATGAAACAACAAAG GTTGCGCTGAATTATTCCAAGGAGTATGGATCTGATAAGGTCCGCGTATTAACATTATTAAAAAATCGTGGGAAAGGTGGTGCTGTTAAAATG GGTGTGTTAAGTTGCCGAGGAAGATATATCCTAATGGCTGATGCTGATGGAGCTACAAAGTTTGCTGATATTGAAAAAGTAGAAGCTGGTTTGAAAGATCTCCAGTCAGGGCCT GATAACATGGCTATCTCGTGTGGATCTCGTGCTCATTTGGAAAAGGCAACAATAGCCAAA CGTTCCTATTTTCGGACACTACTCATGTATGGTTTCCACTTCTTGGTGTGGTTTCTGTGTGTAAGAGGAATAAGGGATACACAGTGTGGCTTTAAGCTTTTGACTCGAGAAGCAGCTCAAAGAACATTCTCAACATTGCATGTGGATCGCTG gcttttatttttgcattttaggGCTTTTGATGTGGAGCTCCTTTACATTGCCCAGTGTTTAAAGATTCCAATTGCAGAAGTTGCTGTGCAATGGACAGAAATAGAGG GATCAAAATTAATTCCATTCTGGAGTTGGTTACAGATGGGTAAAGATCTTCTCTTCATTCGTTTACGTTACTTCACGGGTGCCTGGAATCTGGAAATGCCCAAAAAAGTCATCTAA
- the alg5 gene encoding dolichyl-phosphate beta-glucosyltransferase isoform X2, which yields MELHSGEVLQAVVGVALTVLLLLLFTAHLTAVKMPNLSLGEKEKFFLSPNSGRKELFPSIHDPPTKELSVIVPSYNEEERLPLMMDETLEYLEQRQKKNSSFSYEVIVVDDGSKDETTKVALNYSKEYGSDKVRVLTLLKNRGKGGAVKMGVLSCRGRYILMADADGATKFADIEKVEAGLKDLQSGPDNMAISCGSRAHLEKATIAKRSYFRTLLMYGFHFLVWFLCVRGIRDTQCGFKLLTREAAQRTFSTLHVDRWAFDVELLYIAQCLKIPIAEVAVQWTEIEGSKLIPFWSWLQMGKDLLFIRLRYFTGAWNLEMPKKVI from the exons CTGTTGTTCACTGCACACTTGACTGCTGTTAAAATGCCAAACCTCAGCcttggagagaaagaaaaattttTTTTAAGTCCAAATTCTGGCAGGAAGGAATTGTTTCCTAGTATTCATGATCCTCCCACTAAAGAACTGTCTGTCATTGTCCCATCTTATAATGAAGAAGAAAGAT TACCTCTGATGATGGATGAGACGTTAGAATATTTAGAACAAAGACAG AAGAAAAACTCCTCCTTTTCCTATGAAGTAATTGTTGTAGATGATGGCAGTAAAGATGAAACAACAAAG GTTGCGCTGAATTATTCCAAGGAGTATGGATCTGATAAGGTCCGCGTATTAACATTATTAAAAAATCGTGGGAAAGGTGGTGCTGTTAAAATG GGTGTGTTAAGTTGCCGAGGAAGATATATCCTAATGGCTGATGCTGATGGAGCTACAAAGTTTGCTGATATTGAAAAAGTAGAAGCTGGTTTGAAAGATCTCCAGTCAGGGCCT GATAACATGGCTATCTCGTGTGGATCTCGTGCTCATTTGGAAAAGGCAACAATAGCCAAA CGTTCCTATTTTCGGACACTACTCATGTATGGTTTCCACTTCTTGGTGTGGTTTCTGTGTGTAAGAGGAATAAGGGATACACAGTGTGGCTTTAAGCTTTTGACTCGAGAAGCAGCTCAAAGAACATTCTCAACATTGCATGTGGATCGCTG gGCTTTTGATGTGGAGCTCCTTTACATTGCCCAGTGTTTAAAGATTCCAATTGCAGAAGTTGCTGTGCAATGGACAGAAATAGAGG GATCAAAATTAATTCCATTCTGGAGTTGGTTACAGATGGGTAAAGATCTTCTCTTCATTCGTTTACGTTACTTCACGGGTGCCTGGAATCTGGAAATGCCCAAAAAAGTCATCTAA
- the alg5 gene encoding dolichyl-phosphate beta-glucosyltransferase isoform X1 — MELHSGEVLQAVVGVALTVLLLLLFTAHLTAVKMPNLSLGEKEKFFLSPNSGRKELFPSIHDPPTKELSVIVPSYNEEERLPLMMDETLEYLEQRQKKNSSFSYEVIVVDDGSKDETTKVALNYSKEYGSDKVRVLTLLKNRGKGGAVKMGVLSCRGRYILMADADGATKFADIEKVEAGLKDLQSGPDNMAISCGSRAHLEKATIAKRSYFRTLLMYGFHFLVWFLCVRGIRDTQCGFKLLTREAAQRTFSTLHVDRWLLFLHFRAFDVELLYIAQCLKIPIAEVAVQWTEIEGSKLIPFWSWLQMGKDLLFIRLRYFTGAWNLEMPKKVI, encoded by the exons CTGTTGTTCACTGCACACTTGACTGCTGTTAAAATGCCAAACCTCAGCcttggagagaaagaaaaattttTTTTAAGTCCAAATTCTGGCAGGAAGGAATTGTTTCCTAGTATTCATGATCCTCCCACTAAAGAACTGTCTGTCATTGTCCCATCTTATAATGAAGAAGAAAGAT TACCTCTGATGATGGATGAGACGTTAGAATATTTAGAACAAAGACAG AAGAAAAACTCCTCCTTTTCCTATGAAGTAATTGTTGTAGATGATGGCAGTAAAGATGAAACAACAAAG GTTGCGCTGAATTATTCCAAGGAGTATGGATCTGATAAGGTCCGCGTATTAACATTATTAAAAAATCGTGGGAAAGGTGGTGCTGTTAAAATG GGTGTGTTAAGTTGCCGAGGAAGATATATCCTAATGGCTGATGCTGATGGAGCTACAAAGTTTGCTGATATTGAAAAAGTAGAAGCTGGTTTGAAAGATCTCCAGTCAGGGCCT GATAACATGGCTATCTCGTGTGGATCTCGTGCTCATTTGGAAAAGGCAACAATAGCCAAA CGTTCCTATTTTCGGACACTACTCATGTATGGTTTCCACTTCTTGGTGTGGTTTCTGTGTGTAAGAGGAATAAGGGATACACAGTGTGGCTTTAAGCTTTTGACTCGAGAAGCAGCTCAAAGAACATTCTCAACATTGCATGTGGATCGCTG gcttttatttttgcattttaggGCTTTTGATGTGGAGCTCCTTTACATTGCCCAGTGTTTAAAGATTCCAATTGCAGAAGTTGCTGTGCAATGGACAGAAATAGAGG GATCAAAATTAATTCCATTCTGGAGTTGGTTACAGATGGGTAAAGATCTTCTCTTCATTCGTTTACGTTACTTCACGGGTGCCTGGAATCTGGAAATGCCCAAAAAAGTCATCTAA